Proteins encoded within one genomic window of Brassica rapa cultivar Chiifu-401-42 chromosome A09, CAAS_Brap_v3.01, whole genome shotgun sequence:
- the LOC103843749 gene encoding uncharacterized protein LOC103843749 isoform X3, which yields MSSIASGTVPTTKSVACFRKSASSSSLLHRSSSSRTEADRLEEERLRQVHWQDVAVKMVVDAPASVAYNLYADRDLFPKWMPFLSSVEAVEGSPDLSRYLVKFNSFGQNVEYHFLAKNLQPIPDRKLHWRSIEGFANRGSVRFFPRGPSLCLVEINFSFEVPHALAPVAFLMKPFMEKLIRGGLEHFAAFVKTS from the exons ATGTCATCAATAGCTTCTGGTACAGTTCCAACCACCAAATCCGTTGCATGTTTCAGAAAGTCTGCAAGTTCTTCATCTTTGCTTCatcgatcttcttcttctcg CACAGAAGCTGATCGACTTGAAGAAGAAAGACTCCGCCAAGTACACTGGCAAGACGTCGC GGTAAAGATGGTAGTGGACGCACCAGCTTCCGTGGCTTACAATTTATACGCAGATCGTGACTTATTCCCTAAGTGGATGCCATTTTTGTCATCAGTTGAG GCAGTGGAGGGTAGTCCTGATTTATCCCGGTATTTGGTAAAATTCAATTCTTTTGGACAAAATGTTGAATatcattttctcgccaaaaatTTGCAG CCAATTCCAGACAGAAAGCTGCACTGGAGATCTATAGAAGGCTTTGCAAATAG agGCAGTGTTCGATTTTTCCCTAGAGGCCCTTCCTTGTGCTTAGTAGAG ATTAATTTTTCATTCGAAGTTCCACATGCTTTAGCTCCAGTTGCATTT TTAATGAAACCGTTTATGGAGAAGCTTATTCGTGGAGGATTGGAACATTTTGCTGCCTTCGTGAAGACCTCTTAA
- the LOC103843749 gene encoding uncharacterized protein LOC103843749 isoform X1 codes for MSSIASGTVPTTKSVACFRKSASSSSLLHRSSSSRFMPTSLSPIYAKLINSNNSSSVSSSSSSSPPEPLRPVMRSTEADRLEEERLRQVHWQDVAVKMVVDAPASVAYNLYADRDLFPKWMPFLSSVEAVEGSPDLSRYLVKFNSFGQNVEYHFLAKNLQPIPDRKLHWRSIEGFANRGSVRFFPRGPSLCLVEINFSFEVPHALAPVAFLMKPFMEKLIRGGLEHFAAFVKTS; via the exons ATGTCATCAATAGCTTCTGGTACAGTTCCAACCACCAAATCCGTTGCATGTTTCAGAAAGTCTGCAAGTTCTTCATCTTTGCTTCatcgatcttcttcttctcggttCATGCCAACTTCCTTATCACCTATTTATGCAAAACTCATAAACTCTAACAATAGttcctcagtttcttcatcatcttcctcctcaCCTCCTGAACCCTTAAGACCCGTTATGCGCAGCACAGAAGCTGATCGACTTGAAGAAGAAAGACTCCGCCAAGTACACTGGCAAGACGTCGC GGTAAAGATGGTAGTGGACGCACCAGCTTCCGTGGCTTACAATTTATACGCAGATCGTGACTTATTCCCTAAGTGGATGCCATTTTTGTCATCAGTTGAG GCAGTGGAGGGTAGTCCTGATTTATCCCGGTATTTGGTAAAATTCAATTCTTTTGGACAAAATGTTGAATatcattttctcgccaaaaatTTGCAG CCAATTCCAGACAGAAAGCTGCACTGGAGATCTATAGAAGGCTTTGCAAATAG agGCAGTGTTCGATTTTTCCCTAGAGGCCCTTCCTTGTGCTTAGTAGAG ATTAATTTTTCATTCGAAGTTCCACATGCTTTAGCTCCAGTTGCATTT TTAATGAAACCGTTTATGGAGAAGCTTATTCGTGGAGGATTGGAACATTTTGCTGCCTTCGTGAAGACCTCTTAA
- the LOC103843749 gene encoding uncharacterized protein LOC103843749 isoform X2, protein MSSIASGTVPTTKSVACFRKSASSSSLLHRSSSSRFMPTSLSPIYAKLINSNNSSSVSSSSSSSPPEPLRPVMRSTEADRLEEERLRQVHWQDVAVKMVVDAPASVAYNLYADRDLFPKWMPFLSSVEAVEGSPDLSRYLVKFNSFGQNVEYHFLAKNLQPIPDRKLHWRSIEGFANRGSVRFFPRGPSLCLVELMKPFMEKLIRGGLEHFAAFVKTS, encoded by the exons ATGTCATCAATAGCTTCTGGTACAGTTCCAACCACCAAATCCGTTGCATGTTTCAGAAAGTCTGCAAGTTCTTCATCTTTGCTTCatcgatcttcttcttctcggttCATGCCAACTTCCTTATCACCTATTTATGCAAAACTCATAAACTCTAACAATAGttcctcagtttcttcatcatcttcctcctcaCCTCCTGAACCCTTAAGACCCGTTATGCGCAGCACAGAAGCTGATCGACTTGAAGAAGAAAGACTCCGCCAAGTACACTGGCAAGACGTCGC GGTAAAGATGGTAGTGGACGCACCAGCTTCCGTGGCTTACAATTTATACGCAGATCGTGACTTATTCCCTAAGTGGATGCCATTTTTGTCATCAGTTGAG GCAGTGGAGGGTAGTCCTGATTTATCCCGGTATTTGGTAAAATTCAATTCTTTTGGACAAAATGTTGAATatcattttctcgccaaaaatTTGCAG CCAATTCCAGACAGAAAGCTGCACTGGAGATCTATAGAAGGCTTTGCAAATAG agGCAGTGTTCGATTTTTCCCTAGAGGCCCTTCCTTGTGCTTAGTAGAG TTAATGAAACCGTTTATGGAGAAGCTTATTCGTGGAGGATTGGAACATTTTGCTGCCTTCGTGAAGACCTCTTAA